The following coding sequences lie in one Methylotenera versatilis 301 genomic window:
- a CDS encoding response regulator, translating into MAKTILAVDDSGSLRQMVAFSLKAAGYDVVQAVDGQDGLDKAKEKTVDLVLTDQNMPIMDGLTLIKNLRDLGSYQKVPILMLTTESSDEMKAKGKAAGANGWLVKPFDPKRLIEVVQKVIGS; encoded by the coding sequence ATGGCAAAAACAATTCTAGCAGTAGATGACTCAGGTTCTCTTCGCCAGATGGTGGCATTTAGTCTTAAAGCCGCTGGCTATGATGTAGTGCAAGCTGTAGATGGCCAAGATGGCTTGGATAAAGCAAAAGAGAAGACAGTAGATCTTGTACTGACTGACCAAAACATGCCAATTATGGATGGACTGACGTTGATTAAAAACTTGCGTGACTTAGGTTCATATCAAAAAGTGCCAATTTTAATGCTCACCACAGAGTCAAGTGATGAAATGAAAGCTAAAGGCAAAGCTGCTGGCGCCAATGGCTGGTTAGTAAAACCTTTTGACCCAAAACGCTTAATTGAAGTGGTACAAAAAGTGATTGGTTCTTAA